One window of the Pedobacter ginsengisoli genome contains the following:
- a CDS encoding helix-turn-helix transcriptional regulator, which translates to MKRNVAKKFNYGQLSYDFDEGVLALVAPQQVIQIEIDPNADAEPSGWLLLVHPDFLWKTTLAARMKKSEYFGYAVNEALFLSEKEEQMMVAVFKSIQQECQQNIDKFSHNIIITQIELLLNYTERFYERQFLIRRISNDKILTRLETLLSDFFNDEQLLNKGIPTVQEIANELHLTPNYLSTLLKVLTGKSTQDHIHQTLIDKAKEKLSTTTLSISEIAYELGFEHPSSFTKLFKQKTNQTPLSFRQGFN; encoded by the coding sequence TTGAAAAGAAATGTAGCCAAAAAGTTTAATTACGGTCAGTTGTCTTATGATTTTGATGAAGGCGTGCTTGCTTTGGTAGCTCCTCAGCAGGTTATTCAAATAGAAATTGATCCCAATGCCGACGCAGAACCTTCGGGTTGGTTGTTATTGGTGCATCCAGATTTTTTATGGAAAACGACTTTAGCTGCAAGAATGAAAAAAAGTGAATATTTTGGATATGCCGTTAATGAAGCTTTGTTTTTATCGGAGAAAGAAGAACAAATGATGGTTGCTGTTTTTAAAAGCATTCAGCAAGAATGCCAGCAAAACATAGACAAGTTTAGCCACAATATTATCATCACGCAAATTGAATTATTACTCAACTATACCGAACGTTTTTATGAACGTCAATTTCTGATCCGCAGAATATCAAACGACAAAATTTTGACCCGTTTAGAAACCTTACTAAGCGATTTTTTTAACGATGAACAACTTTTAAATAAAGGCATTCCTACAGTGCAAGAAATAGCTAACGAATTGCACCTTACGCCCAATTATCTTAGTACTTTGCTCAAAGTTTTGACAGGGAAAAGTACGCAAGACCACATCCACCAAACACTTATCGATAAAGCAAAGGAAAAACTATCAACCACAACATTGTCTATCAGCGAAATTGCTTATGAATTAGGTTTTGAGCATCCATCTTCTTTTACCAAACTTTTCAAACAAAAAACAAATCAAACCCCTTTATCGTTTAGGCAAGGGTTTAAT
- a CDS encoding SDR family oxidoreductase: MELKGKVALITGASSGIGEGVAKSLAAKGVKVGLAARNLSKLKSIEETIVQAGGEAFAFALDVTDVDSINAGVQLLKEKYGTINILVNNAGIMPASDVDTFKIQEWQDMVNININGVLNVAGAVLPTFIENHSGHVINLSSIAGRKLFKGLGVYCGTKHFVAAFSDIMRMELGKKHNIRVTSIQPGAVATNLFDHISDANYKEGMEGLRSQMTFLTPNDIANSMIYVLEAPNHVDVSEIFILPTDQEW; encoded by the coding sequence ATGGAATTAAAAGGAAAAGTAGCCTTAATTACCGGAGCGTCGAGCGGTATTGGTGAAGGCGTAGCAAAATCATTAGCAGCAAAAGGTGTAAAAGTTGGTTTGGCAGCTCGTAATTTGTCGAAATTGAAAAGCATTGAAGAAACAATCGTTCAAGCAGGCGGAGAAGCCTTTGCTTTTGCTCTTGATGTTACAGATGTTGATAGCATAAATGCTGGCGTGCAATTGTTGAAAGAGAAATATGGCACTATTAACATTCTTGTAAACAATGCTGGTATTATGCCTGCATCGGATGTGGATACTTTTAAAATACAAGAATGGCAAGACATGGTTAATATCAACATCAATGGTGTTTTGAATGTTGCAGGGGCTGTATTGCCTACATTTATTGAAAACCATAGTGGTCATGTTATTAATTTATCGTCTATTGCTGGTCGTAAATTGTTCAAAGGTTTAGGTGTGTATTGTGGCACCAAACATTTTGTTGCCGCATTTTCGGATATTATGCGAATGGAGCTTGGTAAAAAACACAACATTCGTGTTACGAGCATCCAACCGGGAGCGGTGGCTACCAATTTGTTCGATCATATTTCCGATGCCAATTACAAAGAGGGAATGGAAGGATTGCGTTCTCAAATGACTTTCTTAACGCCGAATGACATTGCCAACAGCATGATTTATGTTTTGGAAGCACCCAACCATGTAGATGTTTCGGAAATCTTTATTTTACCAACAGACCAAGAGTGGTAA
- a CDS encoding helix-turn-helix transcriptional regulator, producing MNEKDTKRLSRLTAILTQLQTNRLLTSTVLSEKFEVSVRTIYRDIKALEQAGVPILTEDGKGYTLMEGYRVPPVMFTEAQANALITAEQLVLKNKDTSFIKDYTEAVDKIKAVLKYHQKDKVNLLAERTRFDQNNNRERNSNNLSDLQFALTNFRLTKIDYINEQNQNSNRLIEPFALLSTENWLLVAYCRLRKEFRFFRLDRIKKMEVLTDTFGPHKMTLQEYFDKFH from the coding sequence ATGAATGAAAAGGATACCAAACGGCTTTCACGACTTACTGCAATTCTTACTCAATTGCAAACCAATCGGCTGTTAACATCAACGGTATTATCAGAAAAATTTGAGGTGAGTGTTCGCACGATTTACCGAGATATCAAAGCATTGGAACAAGCGGGCGTTCCGATTCTTACGGAAGATGGTAAAGGATACACATTGATGGAAGGTTATCGGGTTCCACCGGTGATGTTTACCGAGGCTCAAGCCAATGCACTCATTACAGCGGAACAATTGGTTTTGAAAAATAAAGACACTTCATTCATTAAAGATTATACAGAAGCCGTTGATAAAATAAAAGCGGTATTGAAATACCATCAAAAAGATAAAGTCAATTTATTAGCAGAGAGAACGCGATTTGATCAAAACAACAATCGGGAACGCAACAGTAATAATTTATCGGATTTACAATTTGCTTTGACCAATTTTCGACTTACAAAAATCGATTATATCAACGAGCAAAACCAAAACAGTAACCGATTGATTGAACCTTTTGCTTTATTGAGTACAGAAAACTGGCTACTGGTAGCTTACTGTCGTTTGCGAAAAGAATTTCGCTTTTTTCGCTTAGATAGAATTAAAAAAATGGAAGTGCTTACCGATACATTTGGACCCCATAAAATGACCTTACAAGAGTATTTTGATAAATTTCACTAA
- a CDS encoding RidA family protein gives MEKRTIDPWKWGEQTNSAQAVAVTNVTGTLYCSGQAALDENGIPSNADMRTQLIQTIQNLEQLINESGYECKNIVRLNIYTTSTQDFFTTCMDVYVPFIQKYGIKQAMTLLEVKGLFATLTVELEATVVK, from the coding sequence ATGGAAAAAAGAACAATTGACCCTTGGAAATGGGGCGAGCAAACCAATTCTGCACAAGCAGTAGCAGTAACCAATGTAACTGGAACGCTTTACTGTTCGGGACAGGCAGCCCTTGATGAAAATGGCATACCGAGTAATGCCGATATGCGTACGCAGTTGATACAAACCATTCAAAATTTGGAGCAACTCATCAATGAGTCCGGTTACGAATGCAAAAACATCGTCAGACTAAATATTTACACCACCTCTACTCAAGATTTTTTTACCACTTGTATGGATGTTTATGTACCATTTATTCAAAAATATGGTATCAAACAAGCGATGACATTGCTTGAAGTTAAAGGACTTTTTGCTACCTTAACCGTAGAGCTAGAAGCAACGGTTGTTAAATAA